Proteins from one Setaria italica strain Yugu1 chromosome V, Setaria_italica_v2.0, whole genome shotgun sequence genomic window:
- the LOC101771641 gene encoding uncharacterized protein LOC101771641, translated as MTTDHQPSRRALLLLFFVLQIPSLLGSRSAHVVVVGPAATAAAAGRRLLPAPAVREQQSVAVVKEKVAAHPRTVGRRAGTSGGGGVSAFVNAVSKHQVPSGANPDSN; from the coding sequence ATGACCACGGACCACCAGCccagccgccgcgccctcctgcTCCTCTTCTTCGTCCTGCAGATCCCGTCACTGCTCGGTTCTCGCTCAGCCCACGTCGTCGTCGTGGGCCCCGCCGCAACGGCGGCAGCTGCCGGGCGGCGTCTTCTCCCCGCGCCCGCGGTGCGTGAGCAGCAGTCCGTGGCGGTGGTGAaggagaaggtggcggcgcATCCGCGGACCGTGGGGAGAAGAGCAGGaacaagcggcggcggcggcgtctcagCGTTCGTGAACGCAGTTAGCAAACATCAGGTGCCAAGCGGCGCCAACCCGGACTCCAATTAG
- the LOC101768298 gene encoding histone H3.v1-like — MPAGELRLVYLAPHQVDNVFRRVGPSGCLWWWGSPASQSVSASSGEGEGKRSKWIYTKDGLVSAKEGSSGSSLLEWSSDGDEGEGEQSQAAKGIAEAEVHAVSSDEEEEEEGEKEVGEVEEEEEEDAEVGTRSETSAGGKVQCVPTLYFERSKVTS, encoded by the exons ATGCCGGCCGGAGAGCTGCGGCTGGTGTATCTCGC CCCGCATCAGGTAGACAATGTCTTCAGAAGAGTTGGCCCTTCAGGCTGCCTCTGGTGGTGGGGTAGCCCTGCTTCGCAATCGGTGTCTGCGAGCAGTGGAGAGGGTGAAGGGAAGAGGTCGAAATGGATCTATACGAAGGACGGCCTGGTTTCTGCTAAGGAAGGCTCTTCCGGCAGCAGTTTGCTTGAGTGGTCTTCTGATGGAGATGAAGGTGAAGGTGAACAGAGCCAAGCCGCAAAAGGTATAGCAGAGGCCGAAGTTCATGCTGTATCttcggacgaggaggaggaggaggagggggaaaaAGAGGTTGGtgaggttgaggaggaggaggaggaggatgccgaggtTGGGACGAGGTCAGAGACGTCCGCTGGGGGTAAGGTTCAATGTGTTCCTACTCTCTACTTCGAGCGCTCCAAGGTGACTTCGTGA